One Calditrichia bacterium DNA window includes the following coding sequences:
- a CDS encoding OmpA family protein gives MAGKKQKKQEEAPAGAPLWIVTFSDLMSLLLTFFVLLLSFSSIQEVEFQKALGSLKGALGVLPRNDAIYSPVKTKFPKAIVDQKKKFDDTAQEIKEALKALEEELQKQKELGNKNIDNVDGSEKENDLLAQLQALNIANLMDMIDVSAGKNGVVIRIDSPLLYSLGEASLRRIAYPILDKIIESVASWPNDIRIEGHTDDLPINTPEFPSNWELSAARALSVLRYFEASRKIDPTRLSALGYGEHHPLFPNTTKENRAKNRRVEIYVQPPQNRPMVNYSSNERN, from the coding sequence ATGGCAGGGAAGAAACAAAAAAAACAGGAAGAGGCTCCGGCTGGTGCGCCACTCTGGATTGTGACGTTTAGCGACTTGATGTCTTTGTTGTTAACCTTTTTTGTGCTGTTACTATCGTTTTCATCCATTCAGGAAGTGGAGTTCCAAAAAGCGTTGGGCAGCTTGAAAGGCGCATTGGGGGTTTTGCCGAGAAATGATGCAATTTATTCTCCGGTAAAAACAAAATTCCCGAAAGCGATTGTTGACCAAAAAAAGAAATTTGACGATACAGCGCAAGAAATTAAGGAAGCGTTAAAAGCGTTGGAAGAAGAATTGCAAAAGCAAAAGGAATTGGGCAATAAAAACATCGACAACGTTGATGGCAGCGAAAAAGAAAACGATTTGCTGGCGCAGCTTCAGGCGCTCAATATTGCAAATTTGATGGATATGATTGATGTTAGCGCCGGTAAAAACGGCGTTGTCATCCGGATCGATTCGCCGCTGTTATACAGTCTTGGCGAAGCGAGTTTGCGCAGGATTGCCTATCCGATTCTCGATAAAATTATCGAATCGGTTGCCAGTTGGCCAAATGATATCCGCATCGAGGGGCACACGGACGATTTGCCGATAAACACACCGGAATTTCCCTCAAACTGGGAGCTTTCCGCGGCGCGGGCGCTAAGTGTGTTGCGCTATTTCGAAGCCAGTCGCAAAATTGATCCCACCCGGCTTTCGGCGCTCGGCTATGGGGAGCATCACCCGTTGTTTCCCAACACAACCAAAGAGAATCGCGCCAAAAACCGGCGGGTGGAAATTTATGTGCAGCCACCGCAAAATCGACCGATGGTAAATTATTCATCCAACGAACGGAACTGA
- the fliQ gene encoding flagellar biosynthesis protein FliQ: protein MTEELAVQFLNDAIYTTMLVSGPILLVTLVVGLLISIFQAVTSINEMTLTFIPKIISVIILLLFILPWMIKVMETFTINVFYMIPALAR, encoded by the coding sequence ATGACAGAAGAATTAGCGGTTCAATTTTTGAACGATGCCATTTATACAACCATGCTGGTTTCCGGGCCGATATTGCTGGTTACGCTGGTGGTCGGTTTGCTCATCAGTATTTTTCAGGCGGTCACATCCATCAACGAAATGACGTTGACGTTTATTCCCAAAATCATCAGCGTGATCATTTTGCTGCTGTTTATTCTGCCGTGGATGATCAAAGTAATGGAAACGTTTACCATCAACGTGTTTTACATGATACCGGCATTGGCGAGATAG
- a CDS encoding flagellar basal body-associated FliL family protein, with protein sequence MADEKELNLEGVEEKPKSGFKLDIKIAIPILLAQIITSYLLASFVIVPAFFSPVQAGQEVEEEEEGDDGEFGIVYQVEDIIVNPAESGGTHYVVINMAFELDSEEDSEVLHKKDPKLRDILIRTISSKTIEQLDGPDDKEQLRMEIMEKVSELLPKKGNLDNVYFVSFIIQ encoded by the coding sequence ATGGCAGATGAAAAAGAATTGAATCTCGAAGGTGTTGAAGAAAAACCCAAAAGTGGTTTTAAGCTGGATATCAAAATTGCGATTCCCATTTTGCTGGCGCAAATCATTACCTCATATCTGCTGGCAAGCTTTGTCATTGTTCCCGCATTTTTTTCGCCGGTACAAGCCGGGCAGGAAGTTGAGGAAGAAGAGGAAGGCGATGACGGAGAATTCGGGATCGTTTATCAGGTTGAGGATATTATCGTCAATCCCGCGGAAAGCGGTGGTACTCATTATGTGGTAATCAATATGGCGTTCGAGCTGGACAGCGAAGAAGATTCCGAGGTTCTCCACAAAAAAGATCCCAAATTGCGCGATATTTTGATCCGCACCATCAGCAGTAAAACCATCGAGCAGTTGGACGGACCGGATGACAAAGAGCAACTGCGGATGGAAATTATGGAAAAAGTAAGCGAGTTATTGCCCAAAAAAGGCAATCTGGACAATGTGTATTTTGTCAGCTTTATTATTCAGTAA
- the fliO gene encoding flagellar biosynthetic protein FliO, with amino-acid sequence MREKTTVFGKTFAAFSTVFWTISTPPDSSNLPVTTSPPSMEMGWLLFKTVFSLLLIIALIIGLVYVLRRYMGQKMPGNLNRDWCQVIARVPLQQKQTLLLVKVLDKVLLLGVTDMNINTLAEFDETPDLQQMIDAANMPGTGFSNTLFRKMMQQKLNQE; translated from the coding sequence ATGCGAGAAAAAACAACGGTTTTTGGCAAAACGTTTGCCGCTTTTTCCACGGTGTTCTGGACGATTTCGACACCGCCGGACAGCAGCAATTTGCCGGTGACAACATCGCCGCCATCGATGGAAATGGGTTGGCTGTTGTTCAAAACCGTGTTTTCGCTGTTGCTGATTATTGCTTTGATTATCGGATTAGTGTATGTATTGCGGCGATACATGGGGCAAAAAATGCCGGGAAACCTGAACCGGGATTGGTGCCAGGTGATCGCCAGAGTGCCGCTTCAGCAAAAGCAAACGCTGCTGCTGGTGAAAGTGCTGGACAAAGTGTTGCTGCTGGGCGTAACCGATATGAACATCAACACACTCGCAGAATTTGACGAAACGCCCGACCTGCAGCAAATGATCGATGCGGCAAATATGCCCGGAACCGGTTTCAGCAATACCCTTTTCCGGAAAATGATGCAACAAAAACTGAATCAGGAATAG
- the flhB gene encoding flagellar biosynthesis protein FlhB, protein MADDSFQEKTEEPTPKRLTESREKGNVPKSMEVNSAMALLLGTMLLYVSGNSFVGILKSIYYRIYSGGYLVELTIPDIYSYLVEGLSTIGVTTLLFMAGLMVVGIAANLLQVGFLFTFEPLKPKAEKFNILKGIKKTFFSKRSLEELVKNLLKLTIVVLIGYYALMDYRDDLLPLMDQEISQIAGLMISAALRITFKISLGLLLIAAADYAFQRYDYMSNLKMSKQEIKDEQKQMEGDPKIKSRIRAMQMQMSRNRMMQEVSTADVVITNPTHYAVALKYDSGKMGAPRLIAKGRNHIAFKIREIAEENNIPIVEDPPLARALYKSVELNQEVPAEFFQTVAEVLAHVYRMKNKRLS, encoded by the coding sequence ATGGCTGATGACAGTTTTCAGGAAAAGACAGAGGAACCTACTCCCAAGCGACTCACTGAGTCGCGGGAGAAAGGTAACGTTCCAAAAAGTATGGAGGTCAACTCGGCGATGGCGCTGTTGTTGGGCACCATGCTGTTGTATGTTTCCGGAAATTCATTTGTCGGGATTTTGAAAAGCATTTACTACCGCATTTACAGCGGTGGCTATCTGGTGGAGCTGACAATCCCTGACATATACAGCTATCTGGTGGAAGGGCTGAGCACTATCGGCGTTACCACGTTGCTGTTTATGGCTGGATTGATGGTGGTGGGTATTGCTGCAAATCTGCTGCAGGTCGGTTTTTTATTCACCTTCGAGCCGCTTAAGCCGAAAGCGGAAAAGTTCAATATTCTCAAAGGCATCAAGAAAACCTTTTTCTCGAAGCGTTCTTTGGAAGAATTAGTAAAGAATTTGTTAAAATTAACGATAGTCGTATTAATCGGGTACTATGCTTTGATGGATTATCGGGATGATCTGCTGCCGTTGATGGATCAGGAGATCAGCCAAATTGCCGGGTTGATGATCAGCGCGGCATTACGGATCACCTTCAAAATTTCTTTGGGACTGCTGCTGATTGCCGCAGCAGACTATGCTTTTCAGCGTTACGATTACATGAGTAACCTGAAAATGAGCAAACAGGAAATCAAAGATGAGCAGAAGCAGATGGAAGGGGATCCGAAAATCAAATCCCGGATTCGCGCCATGCAAATGCAAATGTCCCGTAATCGCATGATGCAGGAAGTTTCCACAGCGGACGTGGTAATCACTAACCCAACACACTATGCCGTAGCGTTGAAATACGACTCCGGAAAGATGGGCGCACCGAGGCTCATCGCGAAAGGGCGCAATCATATTGCATTCAAAATTCGCGAAATCGCCGAAGAAAATAACATACCCATCGTCGAAGATCCGCCACTGGCGCGCGCGCTGTACAAAAGCGTAGAGCTGAACCAGGAAGTACCGGCGGAATTTTTCCAGACCGTTGCGGAGGTGTTGGCGCATGTTTATCGCATGAAAAACAAGCGTTTAAGTTAA
- the fliR gene encoding flagellar biosynthetic protein FliR: MTLVTEQQIYLFFLLLVRATAMFASAPVFSDRAIPNMYKIGLGGLLAIIIFPIADAKNFDLNFNHISAVMLVFQEILTGVTIGFTISLLFAGVSFAGEYVGLDMGFTMAQVFDPTLNQTVSVIARLKNVAAILFFLILDGHHFLIQAVVYSYEVLPIGGWKISTLGMEKLMMLTAQVFVIGIKVAAPVIVALFLTSVAMGIIARAVPQMNIFFVGFPIRIAAGLSFMAFGFPVFVYVFRVLLTQFQEDIIFLLKAF, encoded by the coding sequence ATGACACTGGTTACCGAACAGCAAATTTATCTATTTTTTTTGCTACTGGTTCGCGCAACAGCCATGTTTGCCAGCGCGCCGGTTTTCAGCGATCGGGCAATTCCGAATATGTATAAAATCGGGCTGGGCGGATTGCTGGCTATCATCATTTTTCCCATCGCGGACGCCAAAAATTTTGATCTGAATTTTAACCACATTTCTGCAGTGATGCTGGTGTTTCAGGAAATCCTCACCGGTGTAACGATCGGTTTCACGATTTCGCTGCTTTTTGCGGGAGTTTCTTTCGCCGGCGAATATGTCGGTTTGGATATGGGATTCACAATGGCGCAGGTGTTTGATCCTACGCTCAACCAGACGGTTTCGGTAATTGCCCGGTTAAAAAATGTGGCTGCGATATTGTTTTTTCTGATTTTAGACGGACACCATTTTTTAATTCAGGCAGTGGTTTACAGTTACGAAGTGCTGCCGATCGGCGGTTGGAAAATATCCACTTTGGGCATGGAAAAACTGATGATGTTGACCGCACAGGTATTTGTGATTGGGATAAAAGTTGCTGCGCCGGTAATTGTGGCGCTGTTTTTAACATCGGTGGCGATGGGCATTATTGCCCGCGCTGTGCCGCAAATGAACATCTTTTTTGTGGGTTTCCCGATCCGCATCGCCGCCGGGCTCTCGTTTATGGCCTTCGGCTTTCCCGTGTTTGTTTATGTGTTTCGGGTGTTGCTCACCCAGTTTCAGGAAGATATCATATTTTTATTGAAGGCGTTCTAA
- the fliM gene encoding flagellar motor switch protein FliM, with product MSEVLSQQEIDRLLSGINSGEIKEDNISEALDHKEIYEYDFRRPTRVSKDQLKTFRTLHENFSELFGFYLASRLQTMVTIDLLAVDQLRYSEYVLSIANPCVVYIFDIKETDGRAVIEMTPDLVFMVVERLLGGVGGKPTAPRGITAIEQRIVEPIVEKALKTLTASWKPVHELNFDLFGFESNSDFVQIAPASEIVIVISFELKVGEDTFLMNLCYPSFALEDVIARLNVQFYPSNMSAKNRQMSYYKITKQLQSTPMEVRAQLGKTEISIQELMELEEGDILYLDNRVDAEIPIFIQDRLKYFGRPGTVEGRLAVRITNEIDQETKLMKGESSNGR from the coding sequence ATGTCGGAAGTATTATCGCAACAGGAAATAGATCGACTACTATCTGGTATTAATTCCGGGGAAATTAAGGAAGACAATATATCCGAGGCGTTGGATCATAAAGAAATTTATGAATACGACTTCCGGCGCCCCACCCGTGTATCCAAAGATCAGCTAAAAACATTCCGGACGCTGCACGAAAACTTTTCGGAACTGTTCGGATTTTATCTGGCGTCCCGTTTGCAAACGATGGTTACCATCGATCTGCTGGCGGTCGATCAGCTGCGATATTCGGAATATGTGTTGTCTATCGCAAACCCTTGTGTGGTTTACATATTTGATATCAAAGAAACCGACGGGCGCGCCGTTATCGAAATGACACCGGATTTGGTGTTTATGGTTGTGGAACGGCTGTTGGGCGGCGTTGGCGGAAAGCCGACCGCACCGCGCGGCATCACCGCAATTGAGCAACGCATTGTTGAGCCGATTGTGGAAAAAGCGCTGAAAACCCTCACCGCTTCGTGGAAACCGGTGCACGAACTGAACTTCGATTTGTTCGGTTTTGAAAGCAATTCGGATTTTGTGCAAATCGCTCCGGCCAGTGAAATCGTAATCGTCATTTCATTTGAATTGAAGGTGGGAGAAGACACCTTCCTGATGAACCTGTGTTATCCCTCTTTTGCGCTGGAAGATGTGATCGCGCGGTTGAACGTGCAGTTTTATCCATCCAACATGTCCGCAAAAAATCGCCAGATGTCCTATTACAAAATTACCAAACAACTTCAGTCTACCCCAATGGAAGTGCGTGCTCAACTGGGCAAAACCGAAATTTCCATTCAGGAATTAATGGAGTTGGAAGAAGGCGATATTCTGTATCTGGATAACCGGGTAGATGCCGAAATTCCCATTTTTATACAGGACCGGCTGAAGTATTTCGGACGTCCGGGCACTGTTGAGGGGCGTTTGGCTGTCAGAATTACCAACGAAATTGATCAGGAAACCAAATTGATGAAGGGAGAATCATCGAATGGCAGATGA
- the fliP gene encoding flagellar type III secretion system pore protein FliP (The bacterial flagellar biogenesis protein FliP forms a type III secretion system (T3SS)-type pore required for flagellar assembly.), translating to MWRLGLVLLFGLLLFGGDLLAQQPGGGNQPLPIPNISLNLEASDNPEDFSVTLQLVFLMTILSLAPALLIMLTSFTRIIIIFHFIRQALGTQSIPPNQVLIGLALFLTFMVMTPTWEKVHDNALAPYLDKKISQRDAFNEAMIPIREFLLKNTREKDLALFVKLAENNKPADANEVSTLTLIPAFVISELRVAFQIGFILYVPFLIIDMVVASVLMSMGMMMLPPMMISLPFKLLLFVLVDGWYLLVNSVVSSFG from the coding sequence ATTTGGCGATTGGGGCTGGTTTTGCTGTTCGGATTGCTGCTGTTTGGCGGCGATCTGCTCGCTCAGCAACCCGGTGGCGGTAATCAGCCGTTGCCCATCCCCAACATATCGCTGAATCTGGAAGCCAGTGACAATCCGGAAGATTTTTCGGTGACGTTGCAGCTGGTTTTTCTGATGACGATTCTCAGCTTGGCACCGGCGTTGTTGATTATGCTGACTTCATTTACGCGGATTATCATCATATTTCACTTTATCCGGCAGGCCCTGGGCACCCAATCCATTCCGCCTAACCAGGTGCTCATCGGGCTGGCGCTGTTCCTCACATTTATGGTAATGACACCAACCTGGGAAAAAGTGCACGATAACGCGCTCGCCCCATATCTCGATAAAAAAATTTCCCAACGCGATGCATTTAATGAAGCGATGATTCCTATTCGCGAATTTTTGCTGAAAAACACCCGCGAAAAAGATCTGGCGCTGTTCGTAAAGCTGGCGGAAAACAACAAACCGGCAGACGCCAACGAAGTTTCCACGCTAACGCTCATACCCGCATTTGTGATTTCCGAACTGCGCGTGGCGTTCCAGATCGGCTTCATTTTATATGTTCCGTTTCTGATTATTGATATGGTGGTTGCCAGCGTCCTCATGTCTATGGGGATGATGATGTTGCCGCCAATGATGATTTCGCTGCCGTTCAAACTGCTGTTGTTTGTGCTGGTAGATGGCTGGTATCTACTTGTTAATTCAGTAGTTAGCAGCTTCGGATAA
- a CDS encoding MotA/TolQ/ExbB proton channel family protein: protein MDIATVAGFVIGIIAIIGSILAAGSLAAFIDIPSALVVSLGTIAAILINYPLSDITGFVAMVMQAVQFTEADKKNTIEMMVKFAEEARKDGLLALEAHIKEIDDKFIKGGLQLAIDGTEPELLSDILEAEIANMEERHKKAHGICDGFGAYAPAFGMIGTLIGLVLMLQNMSDPASIGPSMAVALITTFYGAIIANLIFIPLGGKLKERTKEEVQVREMIIAGILSIQSGDNPRLVEQKLMAFLPPKDRKSEDGND, encoded by the coding sequence CTGGACATTGCAACCGTTGCCGGATTTGTTATTGGTATTATAGCGATTATCGGGTCCATTTTGGCAGCCGGTAGCCTCGCTGCATTTATCGATATTCCGTCGGCGCTGGTTGTATCGTTGGGAACGATAGCGGCAATTTTGATCAACTATCCGCTCAGCGATATCACCGGGTTTGTGGCAATGGTTATGCAAGCCGTTCAATTTACCGAAGCAGACAAAAAAAATACGATTGAAATGATGGTTAAATTTGCCGAAGAAGCCCGGAAAGACGGGCTGTTGGCATTGGAAGCACACATCAAGGAAATTGACGATAAATTTATAAAAGGTGGGTTACAGTTGGCGATCGACGGAACAGAGCCGGAGCTGCTATCCGATATTCTGGAAGCGGAAATTGCCAACATGGAAGAACGGCACAAAAAAGCACATGGCATTTGCGATGGCTTTGGTGCGTATGCCCCGGCTTTCGGTATGATTGGTACGTTGATCGGTCTGGTGCTGATGTTGCAAAACATGTCCGACCCTGCCAGTATTGGTCCCTCCATGGCGGTCGCGTTGATCACCACGTTTTACGGCGCAATTATAGCCAACCTCATTTTTATCCCGCTCGGCGGAAAACTGAAAGAACGCACCAAAGAAGAAGTTCAGGTTCGGGAAATGATCATTGCCGGGATTTTGTCCATCCAGTCGGGCGATAACCCGCGATTGGTAGAGCAAAAACTGATGGCATTTTTACCGCCGAAAGATCGCAAAAGCGAAGATGGCAACGATTGA
- a CDS encoding flagellar FlbD family protein → MITVTRINGKQITINADLIEFVETTPDTIITTMTGKKIFVLDPAELVIEKIVAYRQRCFENLRVKVK, encoded by the coding sequence ATGATAACCGTAACACGAATCAATGGTAAACAAATCACAATCAATGCCGATTTAATAGAATTTGTAGAGACGACGCCGGATACGATTATTACCACAATGACGGGCAAAAAAATTTTTGTTCTGGATCCGGCAGAGCTTGTGATAGAAAAAATCGTTGCATATCGTCAGCGATGTTTCGAAAACCTGAGAGTTAAAGTGAAATAA
- the fliN gene encoding flagellar motor switch protein FliN, with the protein MADDKSQDPKEELNELDDAWADAFSESQENETGAVEEPEVHHAQFENFAGAAGSVASPDASTRKLGMLLDVMLPVTIELGRTQMYIKKILDLERGSIVELDKMAGEPVDLYINNKKMAEGEVVVVDKHFGVRITNLIDPADRIKNLGNP; encoded by the coding sequence ATGGCAGATGATAAATCGCAAGATCCAAAAGAAGAACTCAATGAACTGGATGATGCCTGGGCGGATGCATTTTCGGAGAGCCAGGAAAACGAAACCGGTGCTGTTGAAGAGCCCGAGGTTCATCATGCACAGTTCGAAAATTTTGCGGGTGCTGCCGGTAGTGTAGCCTCGCCAGATGCTTCAACCCGGAAATTGGGGATGTTGCTTGATGTAATGTTGCCGGTAACCATCGAGTTGGGACGCACCCAAATGTATATCAAAAAAATTCTCGATCTGGAACGCGGCTCCATCGTGGAACTGGATAAAATGGCCGGCGAACCGGTTGATTTATACATCAACAATAAAAAAATGGCTGAAGGCGAAGTGGTTGTGGTGGATAAACACTTTGGTGTGCGCATCACTAACCTGATCGATCCGGCAGACAGAATCAAAAATTTAGGCAACCCCTAA
- the flhA gene encoding flagellar biosynthesis protein FlhA — MVKRNTDILLAVGIILILAVMIIPLPTIILDVLLAINISAALVLLMVSLYLVNPLEISVFPSLLLILTLFRLSLNLASTRLILGEAYAGEIIRAFGSFVVKGNYVVGFIIFLILVIIQFVVIVKGSGRIAEVGARFTLDAMPGKQMSIDADLNAGIITEDEARHRRIQISREADFYGAMDGASKFVKGDAVAGLIITSINLVAGLIIGMAQMGMGAGQALQTYSLLTIGDGLVSQIPALLISTSAGIVVTRAASDENLGSDLRTQLFGNPKALYITSVTLLLFGFTPGLPTIPFLVIAGVLGLVAYNMRKIQPEREADVIEMPENRDALPAPSEEIENILQVDPLELEIGYNLIGLVDTEQGGDLFDRITSMRKQIALEVGIIVPPIRVRDNLLLNPDQYSVKVRGNEIATNEIVMDRLLAMNPGHVEKAIEGIETIEPAFGLPAVWIEQKFRHEAEISGYTVVEPSAIMATHLMELIRKNADKLLGRQEVKKLLDNLKKDYSAVVEELVPDQLSIGAIQKVLQNLLKENLPIRDLVTILETLADYSGMTKNVEVLTEYVRYAMSDTIAKLYMDEQGVIHAMTLDPKIEQLITNTLQKQKQVNNNTLGLPPAVIQQLYRSTAENIENVSALGYSPVVICSPTIRAYFHKLLEATFPNIAVISFGELPPDVQIESIGKVRIGNED; from the coding sequence GTGGTAAAACGAAATACAGATATATTATTAGCCGTTGGCATCATCCTGATTTTGGCAGTTATGATTATTCCGCTGCCAACAATCATATTGGATGTGCTGCTGGCAATCAACATTTCGGCGGCGCTGGTGCTGCTGATGGTTTCGTTGTATCTGGTCAATCCGCTGGAAATTTCCGTATTTCCGAGTTTGTTGCTCATTTTGACGTTGTTCCGGTTATCGCTTAACCTGGCATCCACCCGGCTGATTCTCGGCGAAGCATACGCCGGGGAAATTATCCGGGCGTTTGGCAGTTTTGTGGTGAAAGGCAATTACGTCGTCGGGTTTATCATCTTTTTAATTTTGGTGATTATCCAGTTTGTGGTCATCGTAAAAGGTTCCGGTCGGATTGCCGAAGTTGGCGCACGATTTACATTGGACGCGATGCCCGGAAAACAAATGAGCATCGATGCGGATTTGAACGCCGGCATCATCACCGAAGACGAAGCGCGTCACCGCCGCATCCAGATTTCCCGCGAAGCGGATTTTTACGGCGCGATGGACGGTGCCAGCAAATTTGTAAAAGGGGATGCCGTTGCGGGATTGATTATCACATCCATCAACCTGGTTGCGGGATTGATTATCGGGATGGCCCAAATGGGCATGGGTGCCGGGCAGGCGTTGCAAACGTACAGCCTGCTAACCATCGGCGACGGCCTGGTTTCGCAAATTCCCGCGTTACTCATTTCGACCTCTGCCGGTATTGTGGTTACCCGCGCCGCCAGCGACGAAAATTTGGGCAGCGATTTGCGCACCCAGCTGTTCGGGAATCCCAAAGCGTTGTATATCACATCGGTAACGCTGTTGCTGTTCGGATTTACGCCAGGATTGCCAACGATACCGTTTCTGGTTATCGCGGGTGTTTTGGGTTTGGTGGCATACAACATGCGCAAAATTCAGCCCGAGAGAGAAGCCGATGTTATCGAAATGCCGGAAAATCGCGATGCTTTGCCCGCGCCTTCCGAAGAAATTGAAAATATTTTACAGGTCGATCCACTGGAATTGGAAATTGGTTACAACCTGATCGGTTTGGTAGATACCGAACAGGGCGGCGATCTGTTCGACAGAATTACCTCCATGCGCAAACAGATTGCGCTGGAAGTGGGCATCATCGTCCCGCCGATTCGCGTTCGGGATAACCTGTTGCTCAATCCGGATCAGTATTCCGTAAAGGTTCGCGGCAACGAAATCGCCACCAACGAAATCGTGATGGATCGCCTGCTGGCGATGAACCCCGGGCACGTCGAAAAAGCCATCGAAGGTATCGAAACCATCGAACCGGCGTTCGGATTACCGGCGGTGTGGATCGAGCAGAAATTCCGCCACGAAGCGGAAATTTCCGGTTACACTGTGGTTGAACCATCCGCAATTATGGCAACCCACCTGATGGAGTTGATCCGCAAAAATGCGGACAAACTGCTGGGTCGCCAAGAAGTGAAAAAATTGCTGGATAATCTCAAAAAAGATTATTCCGCGGTGGTGGAAGAATTGGTACCGGATCAGCTCAGTATTGGCGCCATCCAGAAAGTATTGCAGAATTTGCTGAAAGAAAACCTGCCGATCCGCGATTTGGTGACCATTCTGGAAACCCTCGCCGATTATTCCGGCATGACCAAGAATGTGGAAGTGCTGACGGAATATGTCCGTTACGCCATGTCCGATACCATCGCGAAGCTGTATATGGATGAGCAAGGCGTGATTCATGCAATGACATTAGATCCGAAAATTGAGCAATTGATCACAAATACATTACAGAAACAGAAGCAAGTTAACAACAACACCCTTGGACTCCCGCCTGCGGTTATTCAGCAACTGTATCGCAGTACGGCGGAAAATATCGAGAATGTGAGCGCACTTGGTTATTCGCCGGTTGTTATCTGTTCGCCCACAATTCGCGCATATTTCCACAAGTTGCTGGAAGCAACTTTCCCAAATATCGCGGTAATCTCATTCGGAGAGTTGCCGCCTGATGTCCAAATTGAGTCGATTGGTAAGGTGAGGATAGGAAATGAAGATTAA